In a single window of the Rhineura floridana isolate rRhiFlo1 chromosome 3, rRhiFlo1.hap2, whole genome shotgun sequence genome:
- the LOC133379224 gene encoding chemokine-like protein TAFA-1, with translation MMCHSTPAILMVFAILLFRGICAQEFPIHTQQHHNDQYWYHTTRDQIPVISGGTCKVIAVRRCCNRNHIEERSQTIQCSCLPGKVAGTTRGKPSCVDTSIVTGKWWCDMEPCQIEEECKALPDNSGWMCSLGNRVKTTKIHPRH, from the exons ATGATGTGCCATTCCACTCCAGCAATCTTAATGGTTTTTGCCATCCTTCTCTTTCGAGGAATCTGTGCTCAGGAGTTCCCTATTCACACTCAACAGCACCATAATGATCAGTACTGGTACCATACCACAAGGGATCAAATCCCAGTGATCA GTGGCGGAACCTGCAAGGTGATTGCTGTTCGCCGCTGCTGTAACCGCAACCACATTGAGGAACGATCCCAAACCATCCAGTGCTCCTGCCTCCCAGGAAAAGTGGCTGGGACAACCCGTGGCAAACCTTCGTGTGTGGATA CCTCCATTGTAACCGGAAAGTGGTGGTGTGACATGGAGCCCTGCCAGATCGAAGAGGAGTGCAAAGCGTTGCCTGACAATTCTGGCTGGATGTGTTCACTAGGAAATCGTGTCAAAACTACTAAG ATCCACCCCAGGCACTAA